One genomic window of Undibacterium cyanobacteriorum includes the following:
- the pxpA gene encoding 5-oxoprolinase subunit PxpA, producing the protein MVQARTSIDLNADLGEGGLYDAQMLSLVSSANIACGGHAGDLQTMRTAVSIAQEAGVAIGAHPSYPDRENFGRKLMSIPAEQLLPELKRQVESLQNVADSLGQKLSHIKPHGALYNQAAFDTELGELVIRLVQEIDPSLHLMVLAASPLARRARLAGINVIEEAFADRAYRSDASLVPRTELGAVLESPDLAVAQCIRLVREGQILSINKVLVPVSADSICVHGDGIEAFNVLKQVREAILIMGVRIAPHHQHDESTK; encoded by the coding sequence ATGGTGCAAGCTCGAACATCCATTGATTTAAACGCTGACCTCGGCGAAGGTGGTTTGTATGATGCGCAAATGCTGTCTTTGGTCAGTTCAGCCAATATCGCTTGTGGCGGGCACGCCGGTGACCTGCAAACGATGCGCACCGCCGTATCTATCGCCCAAGAAGCTGGCGTCGCCATCGGAGCGCACCCAAGCTATCCAGATCGAGAAAATTTTGGTCGCAAACTCATGTCCATCCCTGCAGAACAACTTTTACCTGAGTTGAAGCGTCAAGTTGAATCCTTGCAAAATGTAGCCGACTCGCTGGGCCAAAAGCTAAGTCATATCAAGCCACATGGTGCGCTCTACAATCAAGCAGCGTTTGACACTGAACTCGGTGAGCTCGTGATTCGCCTGGTGCAGGAGATCGATCCCAGCCTACATTTAATGGTACTGGCGGCGAGCCCTTTGGCCAGACGTGCGCGTTTGGCTGGCATCAACGTAATTGAAGAAGCCTTCGCCGATCGTGCCTATCGTAGTGATGCGAGCTTAGTACCACGGACCGAACTTGGTGCGGTACTGGAATCACCCGACCTTGCCGTCGCTCAGTGCATCCGCCTCGTACGCGAAGGTCAAATCCTAAGCATAAACAAAGTTCTGGTGCCAGTATCTGCCGATAGTATTTGCGTTCATGGCGATGGTATCGAAGCATTCAATGTGCTCAAACAGGTTCGAGAAGCGATACTCATAATGGGTGTCAGGATCGCACCGCACCATCAACACGATGAATCGACCAAATGA
- a CDS encoding DUF969 domain-containing protein gives MDAHILLPLIGIPIIVFGFAFRFNPLLVVIAAGVVTGLAVGMDFLTLLETFGEKFMNSRQIASVILIFPVIALLERFGLKERAQAWIRSIRSATTGRILMLYLVVRQFTCALGLTSLGGHAQTVRPLLAPMAEGAAAHQYGDLPQDLREKIAAHAAAVDNVALFFGEDIFIAFGAVLLMTNFLKENGITNVEPLHIGLWAIPTAICALTIHLFRLALLDGQIAKEIVVHRETNAAPKEVQA, from the coding sequence ATGGATGCGCATATCTTGCTACCCCTGATCGGCATACCCATTATCGTGTTTGGGTTCGCTTTCCGTTTTAATCCACTGCTCGTCGTCATCGCCGCTGGTGTAGTGACAGGTCTAGCAGTCGGCATGGACTTTCTCACGTTGCTCGAAACCTTTGGCGAAAAATTTATGAATAGCCGCCAAATCGCCTCCGTGATTTTGATTTTTCCCGTCATCGCTCTTCTAGAAAGATTCGGTCTAAAAGAGCGCGCTCAGGCCTGGATACGCAGTATTCGCAGCGCCACCACGGGACGTATTTTGATGCTGTATTTGGTGGTACGGCAATTCACGTGTGCACTGGGTCTCACTAGCCTCGGGGGCCACGCACAAACGGTACGCCCATTGCTGGCTCCCATGGCAGAGGGCGCCGCTGCACACCAATACGGCGACCTACCTCAAGACTTACGCGAAAAGATCGCAGCACATGCTGCTGCCGTCGACAATGTCGCGCTCTTCTTTGGCGAAGATATCTTTATCGCATTTGGCGCGGTACTGCTGATGACGAACTTTTTGAAAGAGAATGGCATTACGAATGTTGAACCGCTACATATCGGTTTGTGGGCGATCCCCACGGCGATCTGCGCGCTGACCATTCACCTGTTCCGCTTGGCATTGTTGGACGGGCAAATTGCCAAAGAGATTGTCGTCCATCGTGAGACCAACGCCGCCCCAAAAGAGGTGCAGGCATGA
- the pxpB gene encoding 5-oxoprolinase subunit PxpB — translation MSKLEIHFELVGETCACLQARPERGLNYTTPDLDLQRKIWHLAQQLRQQYSCRDIVPGMNNLTVIFDPSQDEGELWLSRLRQHWNEAKATNFQQRRIVIPTHYGGDHGPDLQVVAEHAELSPHEVVRLHSEAHYTVYFLGFQPGFAYMGGLPQRLTCPRRAEPRLLVPAGSVGIGGSQTGIYPSQSPGGWQLIAWTSITLFDPSLAAPSLLMPGDLVRFSVESCDV, via the coding sequence ATGTCCAAGCTTGAGATCCATTTTGAGTTAGTTGGCGAAACCTGTGCTTGCCTACAAGCACGTCCAGAAAGAGGTTTGAACTACACCACTCCGGATCTCGATCTTCAGCGAAAAATCTGGCATCTTGCACAGCAATTGCGTCAGCAATATAGTTGCCGCGACATCGTACCGGGCATGAATAATCTGACGGTGATTTTTGACCCTAGCCAAGATGAGGGCGAACTATGGCTAAGCCGTTTACGCCAACATTGGAATGAGGCAAAAGCGACGAATTTTCAGCAACGTAGAATTGTCATTCCTACCCATTACGGTGGTGATCACGGTCCCGATCTTCAGGTGGTGGCGGAGCATGCTGAACTGAGTCCACACGAAGTCGTGCGCCTGCATAGCGAAGCCCACTACACCGTTTATTTCCTCGGTTTCCAACCCGGCTTTGCTTACATGGGCGGACTCCCGCAACGTTTGACTTGCCCACGTCGCGCCGAACCTCGCTTACTTGTACCAGCAGGATCGGTCGGCATTGGTGGTAGCCAAACGGGGATTTACCCAAGTCAAAGCCCTGGTGGTTGGCAACTGATTGCTTGGACCTCGATCACTTTATTCGATCCTAGCCTCGCGGCTCCAAGCTTACTGATGCCGGGCGATCTGGTGCGCTTTTCCGTGGAGAGCTGCGATGTTTGA
- a CDS encoding MFS transporter, producing MKLNEKPAIPKSIWTLGFVSLLMDISSEMIHSLLPVFMVGSLGMSVMLVGLLDGIAEATTLIVKIFSGALSDRLGKRKILATLGYGLSALSKPLFALATNFPILAVARMGDRIGKGIRGAPRDALIADITPPEIRGAAFGLRQSLDTIGAVGGPLIATGLMILWANDFRSIFWIAVIPALASLLLLMFGVQEPRTKIKKTTAFPLSRAQLNLLPRSYWTIVSIGGLFTLARFSEAFLLLRAQQLNVSMSLVPLIMVAMNAVYALTAYPFGKLSDRVSPYTLLQYGLLVLIAADLCLASTNSLLGLACGIILWGIHMGMTQGLLSSLISQFAPTDLRGTAFGMFNLVSGICLLLASFIAGALWETLGAQATFWAGVAIAIISLVAVGIFARKHK from the coding sequence ATGAAATTGAATGAGAAACCAGCGATTCCCAAAAGCATTTGGACCCTCGGCTTCGTGAGCCTCTTGATGGACATATCGTCGGAGATGATCCATAGCTTGCTGCCGGTCTTTATGGTTGGATCACTCGGCATGAGCGTGATGTTAGTGGGTCTATTGGATGGCATTGCCGAAGCGACCACTTTGATCGTCAAAATTTTTTCAGGTGCTCTCAGCGATCGGCTCGGCAAACGCAAAATTCTCGCCACCTTAGGATATGGTTTGAGCGCTCTTTCCAAGCCTCTATTCGCGCTCGCCACTAATTTCCCCATATTAGCAGTCGCCCGCATGGGCGACAGGATCGGTAAAGGGATTCGCGGTGCGCCGCGCGACGCCTTAATCGCCGATATCACACCACCAGAAATTCGCGGAGCCGCTTTTGGCCTACGTCAGTCCCTCGATACGATTGGCGCGGTCGGTGGTCCTTTGATCGCAACGGGATTGATGATCTTGTGGGCCAATGATTTCCGCTCTATTTTTTGGATTGCGGTCATCCCTGCTCTCGCCTCACTGTTGTTACTCATGTTTGGCGTCCAAGAACCGCGCACCAAAATAAAAAAAACGACTGCCTTTCCACTGAGCCGAGCACAACTAAATCTCCTTCCCCGTAGTTATTGGACCATCGTTAGCATCGGCGGTTTGTTCACTTTAGCGCGCTTTAGTGAAGCCTTCTTATTACTACGAGCGCAGCAGCTGAATGTGTCGATGTCCTTGGTTCCCTTGATCATGGTTGCCATGAACGCGGTCTATGCCTTAACAGCTTATCCCTTCGGCAAACTATCTGATCGAGTGAGCCCCTACACATTATTGCAATATGGTTTGCTCGTATTGATCGCCGCTGACCTTTGCCTTGCAAGCACTAACTCTCTCCTAGGTTTAGCTTGCGGGATTATTTTGTGGGGCATCCATATGGGGATGACCCAAGGCTTACTATCAAGCCTTATTTCTCAGTTCGCTCCAACAGATCTACGCGGTACCGCCTTTGGTATGTTCAATTTGGTCAGTGGTATTTGCCTACTTCTAGCAAGCTTTATTGCGGGTGCGCTATGGGAGACATTAGGTGCTCAAGCGACTTTTTGGGCTGGAGTGGCAATTGCAATCATCAGCCTTGTCGCCGTCGGCATCTTTGCCCGCAAGCACAAATGA
- a CDS encoding DUF6588 family protein has protein sequence MNISLFSPCRLALLSAFGLSMIASSASAATDFKNLKNLNQSEFNQLAKDFSAAGSYKAITPATPLGITGFDLGAEVSFTSLNNNQVWQKAGADISTLPMPKLHITKGLPFNIDVGASMVSVPDSDIKLMGFEARYALLEGSAATPALGVRAAYSKLSGVDQLDFNSKSLELVVSKGFLMVTPYAGVGRVWGKVTPRVGSLQAQSPTASKVFAGVNANFGLFNVAGELDRIESNQTVSVKLGFRW, from the coding sequence ATGAATATTTCTCTCTTTTCTCCTTGTCGACTTGCCCTGCTCTCTGCATTCGGTCTAAGTATGATTGCTTCGAGCGCTTCTGCCGCTACCGACTTCAAAAATCTCAAAAATCTCAATCAAAGCGAATTCAATCAACTCGCCAAAGATTTCTCTGCTGCCGGCAGCTACAAAGCGATTACTCCCGCGACTCCTTTGGGAATTACCGGTTTTGATCTCGGAGCTGAAGTCAGTTTCACATCGCTGAACAATAACCAAGTGTGGCAAAAAGCAGGTGCAGATATCAGCACCCTTCCCATGCCAAAACTTCATATCACTAAAGGACTTCCCTTCAATATTGATGTTGGCGCCTCCATGGTCAGTGTGCCTGACTCTGACATTAAGTTAATGGGCTTCGAAGCGCGTTATGCATTACTCGAAGGCAGTGCCGCGACGCCAGCGCTCGGTGTGCGCGCTGCGTACAGCAAATTGTCCGGTGTCGATCAATTAGACTTTAATTCAAAGAGCCTCGAGTTGGTCGTTTCCAAAGGCTTCTTGATGGTGACACCGTATGCAGGCGTTGGACGCGTCTGGGGCAAAGTGACGCCGCGTGTCGGCTCATTGCAAGCGCAATCACCGACTGCGAGCAAAGTCTTCGCTGGTGTCAACGCGAACTTTGGCCTGTTTAATGTAGCGGGCGAACTTGATCGTATCGAGAGCAATCAAACGGTCAGTGTCAAACTAGGTTTTCGCTGGTAG
- a CDS encoding M20 metallopeptidase family protein gives MKPLLLKYSMYALMTCSMSPAFGQADLKSSIDKDYKAKLGALFDHFHRNPELSFVETRTAARLAQELRAIGFEVTENVGKTGVVAILKNGPGPLVMLRADMDGLPVQEKSGLPNASTVMQKDMAGNLMQVMHACGHDVHITSMVGTAQQMAARRKDWSGTLMLIGQPAEEVVAGAKAMMEDQLWKRFGQPDYAITFHVNAAVEAGKIDAVEGSPWSGVDTVDIIVHGQGAHGASPHRGRDPIVIGSQIVMALQTIISRERAPRDPAVITVGSFHSGTKSNIISDQAKLSLTVRNESFETREMLLNAINRVAINTARAAGVAEDKLPEVIISGEPAPPTLNNIALTKRLKKTWTEKLGAGIFDTNYQRLDMGAEDFPQFTTKPTIPSVYFSVGGTPKEAFEAEKAGGPPVPSHHSPLFKISAEPAVKTGVETTVIALMDLLQKK, from the coding sequence ATGAAACCCTTACTACTGAAGTACTCTATGTATGCCTTGATGACCTGCTCGATGTCGCCAGCGTTCGGTCAAGCAGATCTTAAATCGTCCATTGATAAAGATTACAAAGCGAAGCTAGGAGCTTTGTTCGATCACTTTCATCGCAACCCTGAACTCTCCTTTGTCGAGACTAGAACGGCGGCACGTTTAGCGCAAGAATTGCGGGCGATTGGGTTTGAGGTGACTGAGAATGTAGGTAAAACAGGCGTTGTCGCGATATTGAAAAATGGACCAGGCCCGTTGGTGATGCTACGCGCTGATATGGATGGCTTGCCGGTGCAAGAAAAGTCAGGGTTGCCGAATGCTTCGACTGTGATGCAAAAAGATATGGCAGGGAATTTAATGCAGGTCATGCATGCATGTGGCCACGATGTGCACATCACCAGCATGGTGGGTACGGCCCAACAAATGGCGGCGCGCCGTAAAGATTGGTCAGGCACCTTGATGTTGATTGGGCAGCCAGCTGAAGAAGTCGTAGCAGGTGCCAAAGCTATGATGGAAGATCAGCTGTGGAAGCGTTTTGGTCAACCTGATTATGCGATTACTTTTCACGTTAATGCCGCGGTAGAGGCGGGTAAGATTGATGCGGTGGAAGGGTCTCCTTGGTCGGGTGTTGATACGGTCGATATCATCGTGCATGGACAGGGCGCGCATGGTGCAAGCCCTCACCGAGGACGTGACCCAATCGTGATTGGTTCACAGATCGTGATGGCACTGCAAACAATTATTAGTCGTGAACGTGCGCCACGCGATCCTGCGGTGATCACGGTGGGCAGTTTCCACTCGGGAACCAAGAGTAATATCATCAGCGACCAAGCCAAACTGAGCCTCACGGTGAGAAATGAGAGTTTTGAAACGCGAGAGATGCTCTTGAATGCGATCAATCGCGTTGCTATCAATACAGCCCGGGCAGCGGGTGTCGCTGAGGATAAATTACCTGAAGTGATTATCTCTGGCGAACCTGCGCCGCCGACCTTGAATAACATCGCATTGACCAAGCGCTTAAAGAAAACGTGGACTGAGAAATTGGGCGCTGGAATCTTTGATACCAACTACCAACGTCTCGATATGGGGGCCGAAGATTTTCCGCAATTTACCACCAAGCCAACCATTCCTAGTGTTTACTTTTCAGTAGGCGGAACACCGAAAGAGGCATTTGAAGCGGAGAAAGCGGGCGGCCCTCCAGTGCCAAGCCATCACAGCCCATTGTTCAAAATTAGCGCTGAGCCAGCGGTCAAGACAGGGGTGGAAACCACGGTGATTGCGCTCATGGATTTGCTGCAGAAGAAGTGA
- a CDS encoding 5-oxoprolinase subunit C family protein, protein MFESSPQIEVLQAGIQSTIQDLGRFGHRHLGICQAGALDVPALMLANTLLHNPVDAAGIEVSVGPFALRFRQTTWFALSGADFGGQLDGKPVAPGWRYQAHENQVLTLHGPRRECRAYLALEGGIDVPIILGARATDLQAHFGGMHGRALRKGDILSLFESGSLPTPSTKKIKSIGVQQRKWTPEIRAVVGPEFQQFSKKAQHDFWHHAWTVTNQSNRMGFRLQGNRLDRHSKQELFSHGVTPGMIQVPPNGQPIVLLADAQTTGGYPRIACVIEADLWKIAQTPIGKSFCFIRTELSTARELACQARRDLQLITQQLQRYA, encoded by the coding sequence ATGTTTGAGTCATCACCTCAGATCGAGGTCTTACAGGCAGGTATTCAAAGCACAATACAAGATCTAGGGCGCTTTGGGCATCGCCATTTGGGTATTTGCCAAGCCGGAGCACTCGACGTACCCGCCTTAATGTTGGCCAACACCTTGCTGCATAACCCCGTTGATGCCGCTGGCATCGAAGTTAGTGTCGGCCCCTTCGCGCTGCGATTTCGACAAACAACTTGGTTCGCCTTGAGCGGAGCTGATTTCGGCGGCCAGCTCGATGGCAAACCCGTTGCACCAGGCTGGCGATATCAGGCGCATGAAAATCAAGTACTCACGCTACATGGTCCACGCCGCGAATGCCGCGCCTACTTAGCCCTCGAGGGAGGGATCGATGTACCCATCATCCTCGGTGCGCGCGCCACCGATTTGCAAGCACACTTTGGCGGCATGCATGGTCGCGCATTGAGAAAAGGCGATATCCTTTCTCTATTTGAGAGCGGGTCTTTACCCACGCCATCAACTAAAAAAATCAAAAGCATCGGTGTCCAACAACGTAAATGGACACCAGAAATTCGCGCCGTGGTCGGGCCGGAATTCCAGCAATTTAGCAAAAAAGCCCAGCACGATTTTTGGCATCATGCTTGGACCGTCACCAACCAAAGCAATCGCATGGGATTTCGCTTGCAAGGCAATCGCTTAGACCGCCACAGCAAACAAGAATTGTTCTCTCACGGAGTCACGCCAGGCATGATACAAGTGCCACCGAATGGACAACCGATTGTGTTACTTGCCGACGCCCAAACTACTGGCGGCTATCCCCGCATTGCCTGTGTGATTGAAGCGGATCTATGGAAAATAGCGCAAACTCCGATCGGTAAGAGTTTCTGTTTTATCCGTACTGAACTCAGCACTGCACGCGAATTGGCATGCCAAGCAAGGCGTGATCTACAATTGATTACACAACAGCTACAGCGCTACGCTTAG
- a CDS encoding MBL fold metallo-hydrolase, translated as MKLSFHGADQSVTGSCHRVQCAGKNILIDCGLFQGSRALAEDNQQEFGFDPTSIDFVLLTHAHLDHCGRLPLLVKRGFRGEIITTAASRDLAKLVLLDSAHLQEAEARRREKHWRHHGYAPAPALYTRDDVEQCLALFGRTAHYHHPLPLAAGITAHFYDAGHILGSASIALELEEGDHRRRIVFSGDLGSDGRVILRDAEPPPPADFVIMETTYGDRCHRSLDASVAELYEVIRTTFKRNGNVIIPTFALERAQEILWYLREGVENAVLPAGLHVFLDSPMAISATEIFRRHPDCYDEESAALFAQHHDPFTLANLHIVRDLEDSIAINQIKGGAVILAGAGMCTGGRIQHHLKHHLWERNSSIVFVGFAAKGTLARQIIDGQARVHIFGEDVTVNAEIHTINGFSAHADRNELLDWHHHLHTPHTFLVHGEYEVMQQFADELTQRTQTRCFLPRLGEEFDLLALD; from the coding sequence ATGAAACTCTCGTTCCATGGCGCAGACCAAAGTGTGACCGGCTCTTGCCATCGCGTGCAATGTGCAGGTAAGAACATCTTGATTGATTGCGGCCTGTTTCAAGGCAGCCGTGCACTGGCGGAAGACAATCAACAAGAGTTCGGCTTTGATCCTACCAGCATCGATTTCGTGTTGCTGACCCATGCCCACCTCGATCATTGTGGCCGTTTGCCACTCTTGGTGAAACGCGGCTTCCGAGGTGAGATCATCACCACCGCCGCCAGTCGCGATCTCGCGAAATTAGTGCTATTGGATTCAGCTCATCTACAAGAAGCGGAAGCGCGACGTCGCGAAAAACACTGGCGTCATCATGGATACGCACCCGCCCCTGCGCTCTACACACGAGACGATGTCGAACAGTGCCTCGCTTTATTCGGACGCACGGCACACTATCATCACCCCTTGCCCTTGGCTGCGGGCATTACGGCGCACTTCTATGATGCGGGACATATCCTTGGTTCTGCTAGTATCGCTCTCGAACTTGAAGAGGGAGATCACCGGCGTCGCATCGTCTTCTCTGGCGATTTAGGTAGTGATGGACGGGTAATTTTACGCGATGCAGAGCCGCCGCCTCCTGCTGACTTCGTTATCATGGAAACCACCTATGGCGACCGCTGTCATCGTTCTTTAGACGCCTCGGTAGCAGAGCTCTACGAGGTGATTCGTACCACCTTCAAACGCAATGGCAATGTCATCATTCCGACTTTTGCCTTAGAACGTGCACAAGAAATTCTGTGGTATCTGCGCGAAGGTGTGGAGAACGCTGTGCTGCCCGCGGGATTGCATGTTTTTTTAGATTCGCCGATGGCCATTTCAGCCACCGAGATTTTCCGCCGACATCCCGATTGTTATGACGAAGAGAGTGCCGCGCTCTTCGCACAACATCATGATCCTTTTACACTGGCCAATCTACATATCGTGCGCGATCTTGAAGACAGTATCGCCATCAATCAGATCAAAGGCGGCGCTGTGATTTTAGCGGGTGCTGGCATGTGCACTGGAGGGCGGATTCAGCACCACCTAAAGCATCATTTATGGGAACGTAATTCCAGCATCGTCTTCGTCGGCTTCGCGGCCAAAGGTACCTTAGCGCGGCAAATTATCGATGGTCAGGCACGCGTTCATATCTTCGGTGAGGACGTCACGGTCAACGCCGAAATTCATACGATCAACGGCTTTTCTGCCCATGCTGATCGCAACGAACTTTTGGACTGGCACCATCACCTCCACACACCTCATACTTTTCTGGTCCACGGCGAATACGAAGTGATGCAACAGTTCGCTGATGAACTCACACAAAGAACGCAAACACGTTGCTTCCTACCTCGCCTTGGCGAAGAGTTCGACCTGCTTGCTCTAGACTAA
- a CDS encoding SDR family oxidoreductase, with amino-acid sequence MQVIVITGASDGIGAEMARQIARKHGAQVSLVLAARNSQLLEQVAQQCRDSGASCLVVPTDVSLEPECRRLIATAITEYGQLDVLINNAGKSAQALLSEVEDLAWYEDLMRVNFWGSVWCTHAALPYLKERRGKIVAVSSLAGLVGVPGRNAYSATKFAMNGFFEALRAELRDAGVSVTLAYPGVVATQIRHRGYNAQGQAAGSSGLKEDGAMSVETCARLIIAGMQRRQREVVMSLKGKLGRWLKLLMPSVVEKMALAALKNEVRPH; translated from the coding sequence ATGCAAGTGATCGTGATTACCGGTGCATCGGACGGCATAGGCGCAGAGATGGCGCGACAAATTGCGCGCAAACATGGCGCACAGGTATCCTTGGTTTTGGCTGCCCGCAATTCCCAACTATTGGAGCAGGTTGCGCAACAATGCCGTGATAGCGGAGCGTCGTGTTTGGTGGTGCCGACCGATGTGAGCTTAGAGCCCGAGTGTCGACGCTTAATCGCCACCGCGATTACCGAATATGGACAATTAGATGTCTTAATCAATAATGCAGGCAAGTCGGCGCAAGCATTGTTGAGCGAAGTTGAAGATCTGGCTTGGTATGAAGATCTGATGCGGGTGAATTTTTGGGGAAGTGTTTGGTGTACCCATGCGGCCTTGCCATATCTGAAGGAGCGTCGTGGAAAGATCGTCGCCGTCTCGTCTTTAGCCGGTTTGGTGGGGGTGCCGGGGCGTAATGCCTACAGCGCCACTAAGTTTGCTATGAACGGATTTTTTGAAGCTTTGCGTGCTGAATTGCGGGACGCTGGTGTCAGCGTGACCTTGGCTTATCCTGGCGTGGTTGCGACACAAATTCGCCATCGTGGCTATAACGCTCAGGGGCAGGCTGCTGGCAGTAGTGGCTTGAAAGAAGATGGTGCCATGTCTGTGGAGACGTGCGCCAGACTGATCATCGCGGGCATGCAGCGGCGCCAGCGTGAAGTTGTGATGAGTTTGAAAGGAAAGTTGGGACGTTGGCTTAAATTGTTAATGCCAAGCGTGGTTGAGAAGATGGCCTTGGCGGCCCTCAAAAATGAAGTCAGGCCGCATTGA
- a CDS encoding thiamine pyrophosphate-binding protein: protein MLTPRSGGQLIVDALEVHGVDTIFGVPGESYLPVLDALHDSSIKFIINRQEGGSAFMAEAYGKLTGKPGICFVTRGPGATNASIGVHTAHQDSTAMILFIGQVGNDFVEREAFQEIDYRRMYGPMAKWVAQIDRADRIPEYIAHAFQVATSGRPGPVVLALPEDCLSAVANVSDTGHYREVQASPSSLQIQHIKDLLSRAKRPFLLLGGGGWSPAACEQVAHFAEQNHLPVGCAFRFQDLMPNLHPNYVGDVGIGINPKLAQRIKDADLVLAIGPRLGEMTTSGYTIFEAPVPKQHLIHVHSDALELGRVYQAQTMINSGMKEFAQVLSEMGSLASTEQDNWRAQLASAKVDLQQWQQEPAIFKQENAPLNLWQVVQDIKAQCPADTIITNGAGNYATWAHRYFPYGGWRTQLAPTSGAMGYSVPSAVAAKITAPERTVIAFAGDGEYMMNGQELATAVQYRAGVIIIVFNNGMYGTIRMHQEREFPARVSGTELHNPDFAALARAYGGHGEAVEHTADFGPALARAIAHTQEHQLPALIELRYDGNLITPGASLMTLRQQAQAAGK, encoded by the coding sequence ATGCTTACTCCTCGCTCTGGTGGACAGTTAATCGTTGATGCACTCGAAGTGCATGGTGTCGATACAATTTTTGGTGTTCCTGGTGAGAGCTACTTGCCGGTGCTCGACGCCTTACACGATAGTTCGATCAAATTTATCATCAATCGCCAAGAAGGCGGTTCGGCATTTATGGCTGAAGCCTATGGCAAACTCACCGGCAAACCCGGCATTTGCTTCGTTACACGCGGCCCCGGTGCCACCAATGCTTCGATTGGTGTGCACACGGCGCATCAAGATTCAACCGCGATGATTTTATTCATCGGCCAAGTCGGGAACGATTTTGTCGAACGTGAAGCCTTCCAAGAAATCGACTATCGCCGCATGTATGGACCAATGGCAAAATGGGTGGCGCAAATAGACCGTGCGGATCGCATTCCAGAATACATCGCCCATGCCTTCCAAGTTGCCACCAGTGGTCGACCTGGCCCGGTTGTTTTGGCACTCCCTGAAGATTGTCTTTCGGCCGTCGCGAACGTCAGCGATACCGGTCATTACCGTGAAGTACAAGCTAGTCCTTCAAGCCTGCAGATTCAGCACATTAAAGATTTACTGAGTCGCGCCAAACGTCCATTCTTACTACTTGGTGGTGGCGGCTGGAGCCCTGCGGCATGCGAACAAGTCGCGCATTTTGCCGAACAAAATCATCTGCCTGTGGGTTGCGCATTCCGCTTCCAAGATTTGATGCCTAACCTTCATCCCAACTATGTTGGCGACGTCGGCATTGGGATTAATCCTAAGCTCGCGCAGCGTATCAAAGACGCCGATCTGGTGTTAGCGATTGGCCCAAGACTCGGTGAGATGACGACCAGCGGCTACACTATTTTTGAAGCCCCGGTCCCGAAGCAACACCTCATTCATGTGCATAGCGATGCCCTCGAGCTTGGTCGCGTTTATCAAGCGCAAACCATGATCAACAGCGGCATGAAAGAGTTTGCCCAAGTCCTCTCAGAAATGGGCTCACTGGCAAGTACCGAACAGGATAACTGGCGCGCACAATTGGCCTCCGCCAAAGTCGATCTCCAACAATGGCAACAAGAACCTGCTATTTTCAAACAAGAAAATGCGCCGCTCAATTTATGGCAAGTGGTGCAAGACATCAAAGCACAGTGCCCTGCCGACACCATCATCACCAACGGTGCTGGTAATTATGCAACTTGGGCGCATCGCTATTTCCCCTATGGTGGTTGGCGTACGCAACTAGCACCAACATCCGGCGCGATGGGCTACAGCGTACCGTCTGCCGTTGCGGCAAAAATTACAGCGCCAGAGCGGACCGTGATTGCTTTCGCAGGTGACGGCGAATACATGATGAATGGCCAAGAATTAGCCACGGCCGTTCAATATCGCGCTGGTGTCATCATCATCGTTTTCAACAACGGAATGTACGGCACGATTCGTATGCATCAGGAGCGCGAATTTCCCGCGCGCGTATCCGGCACCGAATTACATAATCCCGATTTCGCTGCTCTTGCACGCGCTTATGGTGGACATGGCGAAGCCGTTGAACATACTGCCGATTTCGGCCCTGCCTTGGCCCGTGCCATCGCTCATACGCAAGAGCATCAATTACCCGCACTAATCGAACTTCGCTATGACGGCAATTTGATTACACCGGGCGCGAGCCTGATGACCCTGCGTCAACAAGCACAGGCAGCGGGTAAGTAG